GATGATGTAAATCTTGAAGCGAGACCGGCTGGGGCGAATATTGACGTTCGACCGCAACTGTCGGATTTCTTCGATACCGCGATTGCTAGCGCCATCGATCTCCAGCACGTCGACATCCTCGCCGACCGTCACGCTGCGGCAAATATCGCACTCGTTACAGGGAGTCGCCGTCGGCCCCTTTTTGCAGTTGAGCGCCTTGGCCAAGATACGGGCCGACGAAGTCTTGCCGACCCCGCGAGCCCCGGTGAATAGGTAGGCGTGCCCGACGCGGCCCCGCTCGATGGCGTTCTTCAGGGCCTGGGCTACCTGGTGCTGACCGACCAGCTCTTCAAACGACTGGGGACGGTAGCGGCGGGCGACGACCACATACTGGTCATGGGCGCCAGAAGGTTCGGGGTTTTCGATTCCTTCTTCCGTCATCGTCTCGCGGCCGGTTTCGAGGGGGGAGAATCGCTAGGCGGCCCCGCTTGGCCGCCAAAATGTCCATGCGATAGAAGTGCCAGCATGGTACCATCTGACCGCTGGTTCGATCCACCACTTCCGTAGACTGTCCTTGCCCCGGAAATAGAAAACCCAGCTATAAAAAAACCAGCCATAAAAAAACACTGTCGAGGAGAGACCCCCGCACCAGAGTACCCCGGTTATGGCTGCTCCAGTTAAGGCCTGACCAGGTTCCCGGTTCCCCTCTGCGAGGGTCACTCTTCGACAGTGAAGAGGAACGTATCAGCTTACGGCGAAAGGGCCGGCAAGTCAAAGGGGGGAATGCCGAAAGGATTTTTCGTGCAAGTCACTATCTTGGTCAGAACGTACGACAGCTATGGGTATAGCAAGCTGTTTTCGCCGATTGCGGCGCTGCTGTCTCTCCGACTGGGCGACTACGGCCCGGCGATCGACGAACTCGATCTGCTTACCTGGCTTCCGAGTCGCACCCGCATGTTTCGCCCGACCTTAGAGCGATCCTTTGACGAGTTTCATAAGGAGATCAAGACGTTGCCGCGGATGACGTTCCGCCGCAAATCGAACCGATTTGAACTCTCTTTTCCCAGCAGCCGCTTCTTTGCCGGGGACCAGCGGCAAGATCCGGCCGCCCAGATGCTAAACGACGCCGCGGCTGAAGTCGCCCAGTTCCTGCCGCTCATCAAAAAGCGACTTAAGAAGACGGACGACTTTGATGTCGTCCGATTTCTGGAAGACGCCAATCGCTTACTTTGCGAAGGCCTGGGCTCGGTCGACGAGTGGCGGCAGATCGAACAAGAGTCGAACGAGAAGCGGCGGGCCGAATTGGCCAAGATGAGTCCGTGGGAATTGCTAGACATCGACTGGGATGATTATCACCCGAGTGCCCGTGAGATCTTGGACGATCCGTTCTATTGGTCCTGCACCGACGATACGGCGCCGCATGGCAACGACACCGGCGCCGATCTGCTGCATAGCTTCCTTAAGTGGAACAAGCGCAACCGGACGACCGATCCCCTGCGTTTTCTCGATCGACTGCTCGACGAGTGGGGCTTTCAGCCGATTGACTGGACGGTAACCGATCCCGCGATGGTGAACGCTATGGGGAGCAGCGATCCTATCGGACTAGACGTCGCCAACGAATCGATCATCGCACTGGCGTTTGCGGTGGTAAAGCTTCGCGGAAAATGCCCGCCAGAGATTGTCGAACTGGCGCTGGCCGGCGTGAACCGAACGGCGTTCTTGGTTGAGCAGAGTGATTGCAAAGCAAAGATCAAAGAGTTGTGGTACGCTTCGATCGCGAAGATACGAACTAAATTGAATGAACTGAGGCGGTAGAAATTCAATAGGTCTACCCTGCCGGCTCGGCAAACAACGTAATCAACGCCAAAACCACCGCCATCGCCACAAAGAAAGCCCGCTGCGGCAGCGACTTACTGACGCTGGTCGCCACCAGACACTGCAAGCAGTAATAAAACGCAAATGCCCGCGACGCCAGCGCCAGGATCGTCAGTGTGGGCGTAAAGCAGAGAATAATCGCTCCGCCGCAGATCAGCACCGTGGCATGCTTCAAGTCGACGTGGCCATGCGTCGCTTCTTCGGCATTGCCGGCGCCGCCAAAGGTATCGGCGACCGCGGCGCTAAATTGGCTCAGCACCGCCGCGATCACCACCGGAAGCGGTAACAGCATCGACGCTTTGCCGGCCAGCAAGATCAGGTCATTGTCTTTGACCGTATCTCCCAGAAAGTGCATCAGCGGCGTCGCCAGGGCGATAAAGATCAAATAGACGACGGTGGAGATGACCTGCGACAGTCGGCAACTGGCGATGCGAGTCGGCGCGTCGTACAGGTCTTCCAGATAGCGGGACGTTTCAAATCCCTGCACGACGATCAGCGTGCCGCCGACGATGGTGACGATCTCCCACCAGCTATGCTGCGGCGCATCGGGCCAGGTGATCCCACTGGAAAGCGCTCGCAGATCGCAAAGCCCAAACCCAACGAACAACGCCACGATGATCAATAACGTGACGCCCAGCGCCAGCTTTTCCAGTTTCGCCAGCGCCGCTAAGCCTTTGAAATAGCCGATGGCGCCGATCGCGACGATGAACGCCACCGAGATAAGGTGATTATTGAGCGGCGTATCGTAACGCTCGTCGATTCCGCCGAGCAGGAACGAGGCGAGAATATTGATGTACAAGCAGACTGAGATGATATAGGCGCCGACCAGCGCCAGGTCGGACGCCTGTTCTAGGCGCCGCGTGATCTCCGGCGCGGTTCCTTTTTCCAACTGCGGCTCGGCGTTGGCGATGTTGTAGCGAATCACCGCGCCAACGCCATAGGCGACCACGCAAACGATCGCCATCGCCGGCAGCGCGTAACTGCCGACGGCTCCGCTGAGGATCGGCACAATCACCAAAAAGCCGCTGCCGAAGATCGACGCCAACGGCGTCACTGTGGCGGCGAGCAGCTTTCTCATGGGTGCTGATCCATTTGCCGATCTTGGTCCGCACAGCGGACCCTACGGCAGTTGAGGTCGTTCCGGCTAGCTCTCGGCCTCCGCGGCCTGCCCTACGCGCTGTTGCCTAACGCGCTTAGCAGTCCGTTGATTTTCTCGACGGACTGCGTGATCGCACGGATGCGATCCCATAATAACGACGTAAGTCGTTATTTTGCGAGCCGCGAAGAGCTATGCTCTGAGCCTGGCGAGGCTGGAAAATGCCACGATGGCATTTTTCAACAGGCAGTTAGTCTTCGGCCAGCCAGGCTTTCGCTTCTTCCAGCTTCGTGTGGTCGAAGTATTCGATCTTGGCGGCGGTGAACGGCTTGCAGAACGTCGCCATCCCTTCTTGCCACTTCGATTCGCCGACGATCGCCAAGCGTTCGATATCTTTGAAGTGCTTGTAGTCGAACTTCATGTCTTCCCACATGGCGCTCATCGTCCAGCCATGGAAGTCATGCATCTCGAACAATACCCGCAACTTGCCAAACTCGGCGATCTGCTGTTCGAGCACCGGCACGAACGTTTCGTACGACTCTTTGGTCAGCTTGCCGGTCGCTTTGACATGCACCAGTTTGCCGACTTCGACGATATCCAATGTGTTTTCCATGCTCCGTCTCCTAGATCAAAAAGAATGCGGCCGCGCTCCAGGTTTGACATAACTGACGATTGATTGTCCAGCTTCGGAGCGCCCGGTGTCAATGACCGCGCGAATCTTCAGACGAATCGAAGTTGTCAAGCGCGAGAACGATTCCGCTGGAAACGCGCAGTCGAAGCCCCGGGTCGGCCGGCCGCGGCGTCGCAATAAAGCCGATGCCCCGTCTGATTGGCCAATTGCCGTTAATCTTCATCGGCTTTTTGCGGTGATCGCGAAGCGATCGTTTGCTTCCCAACGAATTGCGGGGTATACCAGCTTTGACGCCTGTGCCGCTACCTGCTGCCACCTTTCCCAACTTGGTGCAGTCGACTCCCTGGCGTTAGCGTTAATCTCCGGTTCCTTGCTCTCATTCCTCACTCCCAAGAGGCGATCGATCGATATGAAAACCCCCCAGTCATTGTCACGCATCTTTTTCGCCCTGCTCGCCGTATGCGTAGTAAGCGCAGGCGTCGTCCAGGCCAAAACTCCCAACATTCTGTTGATCGTCTCGGACGATACCGGCTATGGCGATCTTGGCCCCTATGGCGGCGGCGTTGGACGCGGCATGCCGACGCCCAACATCGACAAGATGGCCGCCCAGGGGATGACCTTCTTTTCGTACTACGCCCAGCCAAGTTGCACGCCCGGCCGTGCGGCGATGCAAACCGGCCGCATCCCCAATCGTAGCGGCATGACCACCGTCGCGTTTCAAGGGCAAGGTGGAGGCTTGCCGGCCGCCGAATGGACGCTTGGATCGGTGCTCAAATCAGCTGGCTACAAGACCTATTTCACCGGCAAATGGCACCTGGGCGAGTCGGACTACGCATTGCCCAACGCGCAAGGTTACGACGTGATGGAGCATTGCTTCCTCTATCACTGCAACGCCTACACTTATGGCGATCCAACCTGGTTCCCCGACATGCCGGCCGAGCTGCGTGAGATGTTCAACAAGGTGACCAAGGGTTCGATGTCAGGCAAAGCGGGCGAAGCGCCGAAGCAGGACTGGAAAGTCAACGGTCAATATGTCGACACGCCCGAGAAAGGGGTCGTCGGTATTCCGTTTTTGGACAAGTATGTCGAAGAGTCGGGCCTGAAATTTCTGGAAGATGCGGCCAAGAACCCCGACACGCCCTTCTTCATCAACATTAACTTCATGAAGAATCATCAGCCGAATATGCCGGCGCCCGAGTACAAGCACAAGTCGCTCTCGAAGTCGAAGTACGCCGACTCGATTGTTGAGCTTGACGCCCGCATCGGCCATGTCATGGACAAGCTGAAAGAGCTGAACCTCGACCAAGACACGCTCGTTTTTTACACCACCGACAATGGCGCGTGGCAAGACGTCTATCCCGACTCCGGCTACACGCCGTTTCGCGGCACGAAGGGAACCGTCCGAGAAGGTGGAAACCGCGTTCCGGCGATCGCCGTCTGGCCCGGAAAGATTGAGCCCGGCGTCCGAAACCATGACATTGTCGGCGGATTGGACCTGATGGCGACCTTCGCCGCGGTGGCCGACGTCAAACTGCCCGAAAACGATCGTGATGGAAAACCGATCTACTTCGACAGCTACGATATGACGCCGCTATTGACCGGGACTGGCAAAAGCGCGCGCAAGTCGTGGTTCTATTTCACCGAAAATGAACTGACGCCTGGCGCGGCTCGCAGCGGCAATTACAAAGCGGTCTTCAACCTTCGCGGCGACGACGGCCAGGCGACCGGCGGACTGGCGGTCGACACCAACCTGGGTTGGAAGGGCGCCGAAAAGTACGTCGCGACCGTTCCGCAAGTATTTGACCTGTGGCAAGATCCGCAAGAGCGGTACGACGTCTTCATGAACAACTACACCGAACGGACCTGGACGTTGGTGACGTTCAACGAAGAGATCTCGAAACTGATGAAGACCTACGCGAAGTATCCGCCTCGCAAGCTGCAGAGCGAGGTCTACACCGGCCCAATCACGATCTCGGAATACCAGAACCTGGAGTTCGTGCGCGAAAAGCTGCAGAAGCAAGGGATTTCGATCCCGCTGCCGACCGGCAACTAGTCGCCGCAGCGGAAAAACTCCGTGCGTTTTGCGTTGAGCAAGCGCACAATGATGATTCAGCCGTCAGGCCCGATCAACTGGATCGGCCTGACGGTTCCTTTTTGGCGTTTTCGTTGGGTAATTGCCCCCAAGCCCTGCCTGCCTGCGTACGAGGAGACGACCGATGATCCGAGGAAACGCCCCGTCCGTTTCGCGTCTTTCGTGGTTCGCCGCGGCCTTGCTGACGCTGCTGTGTTCGGCGACCACGCGAGCCGCCGAAAAAGATCACTTATTGCCCTCCTGGAACCACACCCCCGCTCGCCAGGCGATTATCGACTTTGTCGCCAAAGTGACCGATCCCCATTCGCCCGACTTCGTGCCGGCGGCCGATCGGATCGCCACGTTCGACAACGATGGAACGTTATGGACCGAGCATCCGATGTACACGCAAATGGCGTTTGCGATCGATCGAGTCAAAACGCTCGCGTCCAAGCATCCCGATTGGAAAGACCAGCAACCCTACAAGGCGGTACTGGAGAACGACCTGCAGGCCCTGGGCGAATCGGGCAAAAAAGGGTTAGTCGAGTTGATTCTCGCCTCGCATACCGACATCACGACCACCGACTTCGAAGCGGTCGTCAAAGAGTGGTTCGCCACCCATCGTCATCCCCGCTTTGATCAGCCTTACACGCAATGCACCTACAAGCCGATGGTCGAATTGCTTGCGTACCTGCGGGCAAACGGCTTTAGGACCTTCATCGTTTCCGGCGGCGGAATCGAGTTCATGCGGCCGATCACGCTCGACTGCTATGGCATTCCGCCTGAACAAGTTGTCGGAACGACGATCAAAACCAGGTTCGAGATGCAAGATGGCAAACCGGTCTTGATGCGTCTTCCCGAAATCAACTTTATTGATGACCACGATGGTAAACCGGTCGGCATTAACCAGTTCATCGGCAAACGCCCGATCGCCTCGTTCGGCAACTCCGGCGGCGATCGCGAGATGCTGCAGTGGACCAGCGCCGGCGAAGGGCTGAGCCTGAAGATGCTCGTCTTTCACGACGACGCCAAACGAGAATACGCCTACGGCCCGGCCAACGGCCTGCCCGACACCAAGTTCGGCGCCTTTCCGCAGGATCTGATGGAAGAAGCGGAGCAAAGCGGCTGGGTGGTGATCAGCATGAAGGATGATTGGGAGACGATTTTTACGTTTGAGGAGTAGCCCCACCCTTAACAGTCCGTTGATTTTCTCGACGGACTGTTAACCGCATTTCGAGTCTCGACTTGAGCAATACCAACTTCAACGATGCGATGATCGCAAAGATCAACGACACGAAGATTCACGGGTTCTTGTTCGACTTGAACCTGAACGGCACGCAGGTTTCGGACCAAGGCCTGGAAGGCTTTACCGAGATCTTCATGCTCACGAGCCTGGACGTCTCCAGCACCAATGTCACCAAAGAAGGCGCCAAGAGCCTCGAAAAACGGTGGCCGCGACTGAAGGTCAAACTCGACAAGCAAGAAGCAGCCGTCAAGCGACGCAAGAAAGACGCCAGGGGCGACGGCGTCTTTCTTGCGTGCGCGGCTACTGCACCAATTGCTCTTCCTCGTCTCCGGCCGATAGGGCGATTTCACCGGCATCTTCCAGGCGGCGAACGATATCGACGATCTGCTGCTGCACACCTTCGACTTCCGACACTTTGACGGCGCCCAGGAAGTCCATTTCTTCCAGCAGCATATCGGCGGCCCGCTTCGACATGTTGCCGACCACCTTGTCTCGCAGCTCTTGGCTGGCGCCCTTGAGAGCCATCGCCCACTGCGAACTCTCGACGTTCTTGAGCACC
The genomic region above belongs to Blastopirellula retiformator and contains:
- a CDS encoding SpoIIAA family protein, whose translation is MENTLDIVEVGKLVHVKATGKLTKESYETFVPVLEQQIAEFGKLRVLFEMHDFHGWTMSAMWEDMKFDYKHFKDIERLAIVGESKWQEGMATFCKPFTAAKIEYFDHTKLEEAKAWLAED
- a CDS encoding arylsulfatase, producing the protein MKTPQSLSRIFFALLAVCVVSAGVVQAKTPNILLIVSDDTGYGDLGPYGGGVGRGMPTPNIDKMAAQGMTFFSYYAQPSCTPGRAAMQTGRIPNRSGMTTVAFQGQGGGLPAAEWTLGSVLKSAGYKTYFTGKWHLGESDYALPNAQGYDVMEHCFLYHCNAYTYGDPTWFPDMPAELREMFNKVTKGSMSGKAGEAPKQDWKVNGQYVDTPEKGVVGIPFLDKYVEESGLKFLEDAAKNPDTPFFININFMKNHQPNMPAPEYKHKSLSKSKYADSIVELDARIGHVMDKLKELNLDQDTLVFYTTDNGAWQDVYPDSGYTPFRGTKGTVREGGNRVPAIAVWPGKIEPGVRNHDIVGGLDLMATFAAVADVKLPENDRDGKPIYFDSYDMTPLLTGTGKSARKSWFYFTENELTPGAARSGNYKAVFNLRGDDGQATGGLAVDTNLGWKGAEKYVATVPQVFDLWQDPQERYDVFMNNYTERTWTLVTFNEEISKLMKTYAKYPPRKLQSEVYTGPITISEYQNLEFVREKLQKQGISIPLPTGN
- a CDS encoding HAD family hydrolase; the protein is MIRGNAPSVSRLSWFAAALLTLLCSATTRAAEKDHLLPSWNHTPARQAIIDFVAKVTDPHSPDFVPAADRIATFDNDGTLWTEHPMYTQMAFAIDRVKTLASKHPDWKDQQPYKAVLENDLQALGESGKKGLVELILASHTDITTTDFEAVVKEWFATHRHPRFDQPYTQCTYKPMVELLAYLRANGFRTFIVSGGGIEFMRPITLDCYGIPPEQVVGTTIKTRFEMQDGKPVLMRLPEINFIDDHDGKPVGINQFIGKRPIASFGNSGGDREMLQWTSAGEGLSLKMLVFHDDAKREYAYGPANGLPDTKFGAFPQDLMEEAEQSGWVVISMKDDWETIFTFEE